The DNA region CAAATCCATATATTTGACCAATATGCTTCTGAAGAATGTGTATGTGTGATGGTGTTCTCTGTGATAACATGGGACACTAAATTCTTTGATATTTGCATTTTACTGGCCCAGAAAGTAGATGGCAACAGTAGAGGGCACAACAAAGCAGGATTCAATTGTGGTACTTTAAGTAATTTCTCAGCAAACTAAAATGGCATATTGAGCAAAGTGAAATCTGTGGGTTTGAATCACACAGAGTTGAGGAGAAATACGTATTTTTACCGTTTTGATGGGTGCACGACCAATGAAATATTCACTACTGCTGTCAGAAGGCTTACCCTACAATGACTGAAATGGAAACAGAAGAATCACAGGAGATCCTACCACTAGATTGTTTTGCACTCTGGTTTGCTTTGAATGTCTTTCCAAAATATCATCCTGAAAAGCTTAAACTTCAAGGAGACAACATGACTGCCATTAACTTTTCAAGTGGCACAAAGTAAACAGTGGCATTTAAAAGTAAACTCTACACACATTGGAAGGCCAATTGTTTAAGTTTTCTAACCCCAGAATAGCCatctcttattttaaaattcacctGTTCTTATCTAAAAACTCATCTGTTATAAAGGCCATTTTTAGTTCTGGTTTTCTGTAACACAAAGTTTAGCTACAGTAAATAATTCATATTGGATTAAATATCAAAGCACTTTTGaagtttgaaatatttatattcttgGCATTCTAGATCAGCGTTATAAAATAGTCCTTGTTTCATAACAAGGGTCTAATCTTAGCACCCTGTTAATCCTAAATCTCACTTTGTCCAAACAACAGAGCTGTTGTGTCTACAACTGCAACACTGCTCCTTGATTTGAATACACAGTAATGTTAGAATTTATATTAGCCTTTTGCAAAAAATTGCATGatcttttattaaaatataccGTTTTGATGAGTGACTTTAAAGTTGAAGCAGATGACAGAAGACAAACACATATTCCAGCAAGGGATAGATGGTGCTGTCCAGAGTAACATTTTCCAGTTACAGCCATCCAGAACAAAATGAACCTTGAATCcagataaattttaaaacttaaagTAAGATTTGGTCACTGAGCACAAAGAATTCCAGACAATTGAAACAGTTTCTGGGAATCTCTTAATCTGGAAATTAATTAGAGAAGAATGACATTTCTTTCTTACAATTACAAAAGTTAATGTTGTTAATTCTAGGAACTGGcaataaatatttaactaaCACTCACAGCCAGTTCATTAAATCTTTGGtgatataaatatatttagcaCTTACCTGGTCATTGCCAAGGTTTATCCTATTTTAGTGAGGTCAAGAATGCAGAgtgatgtttacattttaaattattcattacATTCAGCTGATATCCTCAGATTCAGACCTGATCACCATACAAACATACACTGGTATGTTTCAAACTTATTCTTATTTTGATATTCTTAGCAACTTAAAACCAGAGTAAATTCACTGAAGTGCACATTTACACTATGTGTGAATGTGTTTTAGCAGAGTACTTCATTTTGACTGACCAGCTTTGTGTCACATAAAGCAAAAAGGGTCAAAAtcaaagaagaaatcaaagaagggtcaaaatgaaagaagaaataattttagtcATCAGTGAAGTAAAAATAGAGCAATGTCATATTCTTGTAAATTTTCAGAGCCTATTAACTCAAATAAAGATCTTTTTATAAACCCAGTGCAATTCCATGTCCCTTTCCCACACTCTCTACAAATGCCTGCTTTATTGCATCTATAATGGATCTtttgaataataatttttaaaacccaCAACATCCTTCTGTCTCTACATTTCAATGTACACTTCATTTCACTTGCATTTAGCTGCACCTTGTGTAGACATTCAGAAATGCAAATACTCTGAGTTGACACAGTGACCTGTTTTGCTCTTAGCAGCTGCTAAACTTTATTTCTCAAGTAACATTTACCATACAAACTATACTTTTTGCCCATTGTTAAAATTGTACAACATCATCTTgacttccagaaaaaaaccaggaaCTCCACTATTGCATAACTCAAAAAATATACACAGACATTtacaagcaaaaacaaaaattatattttgtaaaataataaacatcAGCCCTCAAAATTAAAGCACAGTTTTACCTATAGAGATTCCTAACACATTTGCAGGGTCCACCCATGCAGATGAATACCCAAATGACTGCAAAGACTGTTCACACTACTACACTGTTACCCTGGAACATGATTATGATAGCTAAATAGCTGCCTAATACAcgaaaaaaagcttttccccCAAAGTTGCTCCACTCTTCCATGAAGATACCAGTCATCTTCTTTACTCATTTGATCATCCTCCACAACTTTGCAAGCCACATTCCTAAGAGATGCCATGTTCTGGAGTTCCTTTGTGGTTCTTTTCTGAAATCATTCCAATGCTGGTTAAGGTGGGcatgtctgtgctgtgaagtagagaaatatgtaaaaatagaGTTCATGGGTATTAAGGAAGTGGAAAGAAGCCAGCGTTAAGCTATGAAAGTTCAGGACTCTCTGAAGTGCATGGCTTGCTCTTCCTCAAACTCCAAATGCAAATCCAGACCtgttgcaaaaaaacccaaattcttGTAGATTTATTTTGCTGTCTGACCTGAATAcacccagggctgcacagcAAGTGTTGGGGATTCTCCATTTACTCTCAGGTTGTATACAGGTCTGGCTTCAAAAATGTAGGTGGGGGCAGACTTCAGAGACAGATCCTTTGAGAGAGGAACAATGTTACAGTCTGAGGGCTGTTTTCTAGAAACCCTTCTATAAAACAGTCAGCCTATTCCATTCATCCCGATGTTAACAGTAAAAGTCCAAAGCAAACTTCTGAAGGGCAGTGaacccttccctcctcttgCCATCCCTCATCAGATCTGATCGTACAGCTTTTGTCATCTTCCTGTACAACAGGGACCAAGGTTTTAGGTCTTTTCAGCCCTGCAAAGATATCTATAACCAGCCACACACTGGCTAAGACGACAGGCATATCCTGAAGGAGGGAGTAACACTtagagctgcagctccacctTTAGATGGAAATCGGCATTGGAAACAGCGGGAAAAGCACCCGTAGCAGCTGGACAGCTTGAATTCACTCACACCGAAGGAAGGAGGATATCTGCGGCAATGGGATGCACGGTGCTGGACAGTCCCTcaagcagctcccagtgccagctgctggcaTGGCTGTCCCCTGGACCAGGCCTGCCCCTCGAGCACTCCAGCAGCTTTCCAGTAACATCATTTTCCAGTCTCAGAAAAATACTCACATGGTGTAATGTTGAGACACCTCTCTTGCTCTCCTAGACCCTCTGCTCTTTCCTGGTCCACGTTTAGGCGCCTTGCTGTTTACATCACCCAGAAAACCGGCCAGCCTTGCCTCAGAtgtccctgctgcctcagagAGTGATGTCCATGCTGCCACCACTCCCTGCAGAAGTTGTCCAGAGGCTCCAGCGGGgacctgctgccctgcaggacacaTGGTCAGGCCAGCACGCACCTTCCCAGCACCTTCCCCCCTGAAGGACTTGAGATGCTCATAGCACCTAACACAGGCTCCAGAGGAATGGAGCCTGGAGGACGATGCTCAAGTGGAAATGCTGAATCTGAAGGAAGGATATTCCCAGTGGGATGTACACAGTGCTGAGGGAAAGAAGAGGGCAGGAGGGGATTAGGGGCAGGAGTGGGGGGATTCAGCGAGGGGCGGCGATGCCCAGCAGGTGGGCAGGGACGCGGGCAGCCAGCAGGCAGGCCAGCACGATTCCGAcgagctgcagcagtgccagccccagggcagcggTGGCGACACAGTACAGGTTGCTGCCGACGAAGGCGGACACCCTGCCGAAGCAGCCGTCGCGGTGCAGCCAGCGCGCGTCGGGCGGGCGGCGCTGGCAGCCGCGGCGGGCCCggcagcagctgaggggcaCCGAGCCGTTCTGCCCCAGCGCCCAGGGCGAGCGCAGCCAGTCGCGGTAGCTCTCCACGCCGCAGCAGGACAAGGCTCGCTGCAGCGCGTCCAGGGCGTCCGCCACGCCGTCGTCCTCCCCGTAGGCCAGCAGCGCCCGGCGCAGCCCCTCCTGGAAGCCCTGCGCCAGGGTCTGGCGGTACAGCAGCGCCGAGAGCCCGGCCGCCAGCCCGGCCGCCAGCACGGCCGCCAGGAAGGCGCTGTAGGCGCGCAGGAGTCCCCGGTGCTCCGTAGCGGCGCCGAAGCATCCCAGGAAGCCCCAGATGATGACAGCGACGCCGGTGGCCAAGAGGATGGTGGGGGCGCTGGGGTAGCCGCTGGCCGACAGCGCCAAGTAACTGCCCAGAGACACCTTGGCCCAGAGGCCGATGATGAGCATGGTCAGCCCCGCTGCCCAGAAGACGAAGCTGAAGGCCATGAGGGACAGCTTGAGCAGCGTCATGGTGCCCTCGGGCCCTAATGTTGTGGGGAGGGCGGTGGCGGTCACGGTGAGGGCCTCCCGCGGCCGTCGGTGCCGCCGGGCGCTGCGCAGCACGGGCGCCTCGGCGCTGTCCGAGGTGCGGCTCCCCGAGCAGCCGTCGGTCGGTGCGGCCCGGGGCCAGTCCCGCCGCAGCAGGTGCCAGTGCCACCGCTCCCCCGCCCCCTGCCCCTTTTGAGGGCGCGGCCcggtggcactgccacagctcctccGCCCCGGCCCCTTTTGGGGGCGCGGCCcggtggcactgccacagctcctccGCCCCGGCCCCTTTTGAAGGCGCGGCCcggtggcactgccacagctcctccGCCCCGGCCCCTTTTGAGGGCGCGGcccggggcgggccggggcgcTCGGCCGCGCTGCGGGGCTCGGCGCGGGGCTCGAGCAGCTGCCcggccgccggccccgggcTCCGCTCTCCCCTCCCCGGGCGAAGTGAACGGGTGCGACTGGGAGTTGCCCCTGCCCGCAGCACTGCAGACCTGTggtggtgttcgcaggggtcccgtgatgagggaagagacgagaatgttgactccatgtttcaggaggcttgatttattattttattatatatattatattaaaactatactaaaagaatagaagaaaggattttatcagaaggctagctaagaatagaaaaggaatgataacaaaggcttgtgactgcCCGTGACAGTCcggacagctggactgtgattggccattaattagaaacaaccacatgagaccaatcacagatgcacctgttgcgttccacagcagcagttaaccattgcttacattttgtttctgaggcctctcagcttctcaggagaacaaatcctaaggaaaggatttttcataaaacgtGTCTGTGACACGGACTCTCAGCTGAAAACATTCTGAAACAGGAAAGCTCAGTGTTAAACTTTAATGGCATATACTGCAGCCCAGGTTTACCCTAGGCAAGGGACTAAACTTCTATAAGCACTAGGAGTAATACTTAATACATAGATAACCCACAGGAAGCATAACGtgaggttttggttttatttcttttactgcATCAAGCTGTACTATTAGGACCTTTTGTACAAATAAGCATAAATCTGTACCTGAATATTAACTAACTACACATTCAGTCAGTGACTCAGTTTAGAATTTCCCTGCTAAAAACTATTTTCAGTGTGGCCTGGCCCTGTTAAATATTAATTTGATTTAGCCCATGATAACACTGACCCGCTGAGAAGACATTAAACCACAGCAAGGTACTGTTATGTAACTAGTGACCCAGCGTGCTACAAGGAGAGATTCCATCATCAATGTAGTCTCATTGCAAAAGAGCAAAAGGTAAGCTACTCCTACAAGCCAGGTTAAACAAAATTAGTAGGAAACTGTAAAAGAGACAGTGTCTCAGTCAGAGGTAGAATTAGCATCTCCAGGGGTTAATTTGTATGTGCAACAGTCACACCAAAAAAGCAGGTTGTTGTGGTTGACATCTTTATCAAACCCTTTTGGGACTGAATTCTGAGGTTTACTTGTGTTTCAGTGGTCACATTTTCTTGATTTCTTTCTGTAACAGATTTagggagggaaaggaagtgCTTTATGTGTGACATCTTAATGCACAGGTTTAATGCACAACCAGAAAATTAAAGGCGTCAAACCAATAATTTAGCATAATCATAACTGAAAAATCACTTGTTCTTTATTAGAGGCCTTAAATTCTGTCCATTCTCATAATCCATGCTCCTGGAACTGTTTGCGTAAGTAAAGGAGGTTGGATTTGACTCCCTGAGTGTATAAGAAATGGTGAAACAGCTTCagtgtctgaaaaataaatctacTAGAACACCTTGATTTTTCAGACATTGGCCAAATCATAAATTGTATTGACACTTAGGAAGAAAACAGTTAAAGAATCTCATGAAATCATACAATGAATAAATTTTTATTGCATTACATGTGATATGTGGACTGACAATCTGATGAAAGAGATGTCCCATTCCATGTTGTTTTGGAAAGCAAAGTGTTGTGGAAATAACATAAGAAGGGAGGATTCAGATGCGCCAACCCCACTAAGAGCAGCACTACTGATTTTCAAAGAGTGGTTACAAACTTGGGTATGAAATACACTGAGATTGACCCTGGAAAATGCAAACTAATATATCCTAGAGAAAACTGGTGCTTAGTGATGCAAGAAGCTGCCTGCCAAACTGTGCATCTGAAGGACATGTGGGTGATGGGAGATGCCTAATTAGGCAGTGCTCTGCAATACTATTtggcaaggaaaagctgtctgcTTGAAGCATgaattttcctgtttccttACTCTTTTGGTTTGGTAATAATATCTTAAGTGTTACATCTTCTTCCTGGCAGATGCATGATGATTTTGATTTAAAGTGATCCTCTTGatttcctgtgatttttttttttttttctggagtttaCACTTGAAAATCTGAAGCGACTATTTCCCATCACTCTGTTACAGAGGGGAATAACAATGCAGGGATTCTTCATGGCTTTTCAAGGAAACTGAGCCTTTTTGTGGTCCTCAGTTCATGACTATTTAAGGTACCTCTGGCTAGAAGAATGAGTGGCAGTACTGGCACAAAGAGCCAGATCAGGTAGTTAGGAGCTCTACCACAAAAATATGGGTAGCAAGAGTAGCTTTAAAAAGTATTGGTTTAATGTTGTCAAGTTTTCTCAAATTTTCCTCAGACACTTGAATGAGATTTTCATGTCATAATTTACAGAGTGATAGCAGAGCTCATAAAGTACCTGTATATTTACCTTGGGGAAAACTAGAAGTCCTATGATGCCGGCATAGGTTCTGCTGGTGTTATACTAGTGTACCATTGGTCTTGTAACTATTTATTATTGGTAGTTCATTGTCTGGCAATATGCTTAAGAGCTCCTCCCATGGACAAGATGCCAACTGGATGGGATCCCTGTAAGTACAAAACAAAAGGGTCTCCTATAGTAAAGTCTGATATTGCAGTGCTTCGTCATGTTGAGTGATTTCTTACACCCTAAATTCAAGTCCATTTGAGTTCAACAGAAGTGTTAATAGAAAAAGCAGTGTTTCAGTGTAAGATACCTAATTCctattgaaattatttttatctaaaACTGAAAGTTATCTTTAAGTTTAATCAGATGAAACAGAAGTCATAGTTTTACAgactcccagggctgtgcagaatGGATGTGGTGCAAGTCCAGGTTGAACAAGAAAAGATAAACTTGGGGAAAGAGAATTTCCCCTTAATCTTTCCATTCATTCTGGGAAGGAAATATGTCAACATTTCATAACAGAACTCAATTCCAACTCCAGGTCTCTTCAGGGAAAATTAATAGATTATGAAACACCACGTATTACTTGCCCCATCACAAACCCTTTGTCCAAGAGGAAATATTGGATAAACTGCTTCTGCTCATCAGCAGACTCAgaggtgcagcctgggcagagcagagaggcaTCTGTGTGGGGTTCCTACCAGCTTGCACAGCTGAGCAGGTGTCTCCACCTGCAGCAGCTATGATCCTGAGGAAGAACTCAGCCTACTGATTCTTGGAATGTACTATGGTACTTTACCAACCGTACTAGCACAAGCACTATTTTTTTCACAACAAGTTTATTTTAGGAACTCAGGTGTGTAATCTCTGCTATATATCAGTTTGCTATTAATAGCAATGATCGGAGATTCTTTGAATTAATGATTTACTTCTAATGTGTTTTTTAACCTTAAAATAGAgcacaaaatttaattttagctGTACCTTCACTGTAACTAGAGGAAAATATGATCCATGCCTTGAGCAAGTCTCTCAAGGCAAAATTCATTGCACTTTCCACTGACCCCACAGAAAGTTATTATATGCTAGACATCAGATACATTTCAACACTAGTATATCCAAATAGCATGCAGGCTAGGTTGGTGGTAATGTGTCAAAATACCATgtcaaaggaataaaaaaaaagtaaatctttAAACTTTTCAGGGAGCAATGGGAGAACAAGATAAGATTAAACATTGGCAAATTTTacacttaattttaaaatatttgaacatATTTCTACTAATTCTCTGTTCCCACGTGTTGTATTAGGAGCTGAGGGTATTAAACATTTCACATGTGGGATCTGTGTCATGTGCATAGTGACAGCAGTTCAGTGTACTTGCAAGTCATCATTCATATAACACTTATCAATACAGATTTCCATACTTGAGATTTACAAGATCTGCAGCAAGAAAGATTTCTTCCACTCTTCACTTGGTTGGTGTAATTTTGTATCACCTTTGCGGGTTTGAAAGTTAATGACCTTATTTCTTTATAGCCCCTTTTCCTGTCTCATCTTAAACAAATGCCATGATACTAAATGTGGAGTAGCCAATCCAAAACAGAGTAAACTGGGGTATCACATTGCATAGAACAACCACTTCTCTGTTTAATTTTATCACAATAGTGGGGGCTTCCAGTTCATAAATGCTGATGCAAGGGAGAAGACTGTTCCTCTGGATGCATAAAACAGACCCCAATACaccatgtattttattttgttatgtAATCAATGGACAGTAGACTTTCTAGTGATATTCTAAGTGTAGCTTTATGGAATGAACAGCTGTCAGTACTGATTATATAAAAAAGATATAATGCACACAACCTGATGTATAGAGGTGATCTATATATTGCCTATAATGTGCTTTTATCAAAAAATACCTATCAGTAATCCCTTGCTTCCTACTGGTGCTTGGCACAAGGTTAATGGGGAAAAGGAATATTTGGTTACCAGCAAGGTTCATGCTTTCTATGTCCCTGGGTGAGGGACTGGGAAATCTCATGGATAATTGCACAGCTGAAGCATTTAGCAGAAAACAGATGTCCAGTGCAAAGGCAGGTACCTGCTGATTCCTACCTGCACACATATCCTCTTTGTCTCTGCCGTGCCTCTGTGTTTTGGCAGATCTTGCCATCACAGGAGAGGACAAGGTGACCACACACAGTGTGTGGGCTGGTGAAAGAGCAGCACACTTATCCTGGGGTCACTCAAACCCATGTCCTTGCTGAGGTGACTGGTTATGGTTTTTCTGTAACACAACAACAGTACAACAGCAGGGGTTTTTCCAAGCCTTGGGGCCTGGATCCATGTTCTTTTACAGCTTCCTTGAATTGCTCACATGAAGCAATTTCCTTGTGCTGTCCTCAAGCAAGCATTGCTCTTGCCTGCTGTAAAGGTCAGGAAAGGCTTATTCAAAGGAAACAGCCTGTGTGCAAACAACACCCCACACTGGCTTCATTGCTTTAGTCAGGACAATCATTTGTCAGCCTGCAGTCCTTCTCTGATACTCAGATATGAAGGATCTTGTTTTGTTCTCTTAAGAAGATAAAATCTTAAGTATTCTTACCataattttgtattaaaaatgcCTGTTACATTATTAATTCTATAGCTTGTCTGTAGACAGTAAAGCATTAATCAGCATTGCAGAAACATGAGAACTACAAGAAGTTTTCTTACAGTTTCCCATAGGAAGAATTGCTGAAaactttattcttttatttttgtgacaCATTTTTCATGTACTTTTAAAGTTATGATCTTCATGGGATCGTGAGGGGAAAATCCTGCTTAACTaacttaattttcctttatgACAAAGTCACCCATCTAGCTGACCAAGGGAAGACAGCAGATGTGGGATTCTCTTTATTTTGGCAAAGCTTTCAATAGTCTCTCACAGtatccttctggacaaaatgcccagcacacacagctggatGTGTCCATAATACATGAACAGTATGATTTTATACTGTTGTagtttggatttcttttctcaAGAAAAGCAACCAATTTAAGCAGTAACCTGTCTGGGAACTATTCAGGTTTTCAGATGGAGAAATTTTGTTGCAGGGCACTGGTAGCCCTTAAGCAAGTAGCTTGGGAAGTTATTGCTGTTAATTCCTATATTCTCACCAGAGATGGAGGGACAGATTACAAGAGTGCTTCTAGGCAACTGTCATGGCAGGTAGGATTGATTTGCATAATCCCTCTCAAGTTCACTAGGGGCACTAAACTCTGATTGAAGGGCAATAACTCTTTAAACTGCTCCACCAGGGCCACAAGGGCAGGTGAGCAGAAGCTGTTCACTGTGACCATGTGTCACAGCACGTGCCACAGTTGAGACAGCCACAGTACACAGAGTATCACCATGCAATTTCAGAGGGCTTTAAGCATTCACCCATACAAAGTAACACTATACCTCATCAGAAAGCTTTCAGCATCTGCCCATACAGagcaacatcacagcagaaggcTTCAAGTGTCTGCTGTCCTTGTTCTTTAGCCCAATATTTTATAGTCTTCCTGCATTACACCTGTGTGTCCTTTGGTGTTGGTCAGTGCACTGTGGGCACTCCATGTCTCATTGCTGtcaatgctgctcacctgcctttcacagctgtagcGCATCAGGGATGgggctctgccacagctgcactcccaattaccacaaactgtgtACCTCCAATCATGAGGtaattttattcttcatttttcttcctaatagaGTCCTTTTCAAACTTGTCTGCATTTCAGCAGTAAGTTGTCCACCTTCTTAGAAATCTTGAGGatgtttccttccttctcttcacTCTTATCTTTAGGTGTATGGCCCAGGATTTTTTGCAGAAAGTTTGAACATATTTAATTTCTTGGAAATCCCACCTCTTTGTTTCAAGGTCCATTAGAGGACACAGGCACGGGAATTGACTTTTTGACTCAAATCCTTGAGAGGCAATTGAATATTCTGATATGTAGTAGGTATAATTTTGGATTTTAGGTTCTGATTCTGCATTGTACAACTACTACCTACTACTGAAACATGTACACATGAACATAATGTAACAATACGGTGCCCTAATGATTTTATTAGcaacttaattattttttcaggagAAAGGCATTATGAAGGGACCTTTCATGTGTTAAGCACTTTCTTCATCTAATCTATGAAGGTAAAAGCAGCTGGGGTTTGTGAATCACAGTATTTCTAGATATTAGTAAGAAAGGGATTGTAATCATGTAACAGGGTTGATTTATCTTTTAATTGAATTACATAATTGAACTAATACAATACTAATGGTGTTGAGGCTTTCCATCTTTAGCCACTCACAGCAAGCTCCTGGAGCCAGTGGCCAGGTCCTGTAGCCACTGAAGCAAGAGAGAACTTTGCCAGAGACTTCAGTTGTGCAAGTCCTCAAATGAATGTCCTCAAGTGAATGCAAGTGAACATAAGGAGTCTTACAGCTCATGCAAATAGGGGAGCTGATGAGTGGGCAAGTTGATTACAGCACTTTCACTGATTCCACATATGGATGCAGTATGTGGGAAAATGTTTGCACCACCTGCTCAAATTAACTTGCTGTTCTTTGCTTAGAAAGATCCCCTGGGGAATCAGTGGAGAGCAGAAAGCACCCAGCTCTTTCAATCCCTAGTTCAATTTGTTGTAGGAGAAGCTGTTACTGTATATGTATGCCCCAAGGGTTTTGAGAATAGAggaatttaagagaaaaaaatcccattgccaAACCAGGGTTTTCAGTACAACTTTAACCAAGTATCTGGACCCCTCATTCTATTTATTGTGTCCACATGTCACATTGACATAAGCAGTGATTTTCAGTGCTTCATTAACTGGTCTTTATCTTCAACTCATTTGTTTACTTATTTGCAGGGATTACAACCAAAGCCTCCCGTAATGCCATACAGCTTCCAAATCTGAGGCAGACAAGTGTGCATTATGGATTGCAAACTGGCATTAGCCCAGATTTTCTGCTCTGTAGCTCTAATCCAGTCTGTTATTAGTTGAAGGCAGCACCGTGCAATTTAATTGTTCATGTGTAGGAACAAGACCACATATAATAGCTCTGTTGTGTCTCCTTGTCTTCCAAAGCTTATGGGGGTTAGGTTTTGTTGTGAGACTTGTGTTTACCTCTGGTGAACAGAAAGATTAATTTGTGCAATCCTCAGCTTCCTCACAGAGGTACATCTGTGTACAATCTGTTTTGccttcttttccagcctttcctgtAGAGAAGCAGTGGCTAATTTGCCTCATGGACAAGGAAAGCCCAGAGCCAGTGTCTCACACCCACCTTGCTGTCACAGCAATGCCATGTTTCTCCACATGCCTCCCACAAGAACGATCTCACAAAGAGCTCTGTGCCGATGCAGCTTCTGTATCAAAGCTGTGTTACCCACAAGCGCTAGGAATGCCTCTGCAATGCACTGTGCTCTGCAGGTCTGCTACAAATCTAATGGaaagagggagagcagggggtGGGGATGATGCAGAGGAAGAACAAAGGAGCTGGAGCCTTTCCACCCCTTCTGCCATCAgcaccatcctcctcctcatgcTCGCTGTGGactgcacagcagcctgtgcccatGCTGCAGTCACCAGCACAGAAGCTAGGGCTGGACCCGGGCTATTGAAGCCTTGCTCACAGTCATCAGCTTCCCTTCACAGCAACCACTCATGATGAACTGTCCCCACACCTCACACAAGTTTTAAGGGAAAACTGTAAAGTCTAGAGACAGTTGAAGTAGTCCTGTGTGTGGTTGGGTTCTTCTGATTTACCAAATCAGCTTTGTTGGAGCCAACTCTAGCCACATACAGCAGCTCCATCGCAGAGGCAGTGTAGGAGGAACATCTCCTAGACCTTCCCAGCCGCAGGAGCAGATACACCGGTGCACGGAGGGCACTGGGtctgggtggcactgggtcTGGGTGGCACTCCTGACATGGCAGGCAGCCATCCCTGTGCTTCCCGAGTGACACAACAGCCGTATCCCTCCTGGGCGCAGAGAAGCGCTCTCTAACTTCCCTCTTAGCATTTTAGATGACGCTGTTTAGGAGCAACGTGAATTCAGACCATACTCCCGATCCGAGGGAGTGAAGCACGCTGGAGGTGGCCCTCGGGGGCTTTTCTGAGCCGTAACATGCAGCGAGTGAGCTCGAAATGACGGAACCACGCATCTCCTCCAGGGAGGACGGTCAAAGAAATTCCGCGAAGCTGCTAGTCACTCTACCTGTCGTCTTCTGCTTCGCAGTCGGAGATGCATGGTGTCTCCCAGCAAAGAAGACTGAGGGAGGGTGCGGGGCTGGGGCGG from Ammospiza nelsoni isolate bAmmNel1 chromosome 5, bAmmNel1.pri, whole genome shotgun sequence includes:
- the LOC132074004 gene encoding tetraspanin-7-like codes for the protein MTLLKLSLMAFSFVFWAAGLTMLIIGLWAKVSLGSYLALSASGYPSAPTILLATGVAVIIWGFLGCFGAATEHRGLLRAYSAFLAAVLAAGLAAGLSALLYRQTLAQGFQEGLRRALLAYGEDDGVADALDALQRALSCCGVESYRDWLRSPWALGQNGSVPLSCCRARRGCQRRPPDARWLHRDGCFGRVSAFVGSNLYCVATAALGLALLQLVGIVLACLLAARVPAHLLGIAAPR